The following coding sequences are from one Streptomyces dengpaensis window:
- the uvrC gene encoding excinuclease ABC subunit UvrC → MADPSSYRPKPGQIPDSPGVYKFRDEHRRVIYVGKAKSLRQRLASYFQDLANLHPRTRTMVTTAASVEWTVVSTEVEALQLEYSWIKEFDPRFNVKYRDDKSYPYLAVTMNEEFPRVQVMRGQKRKGVRYFGPYGHAWAIRDTVDLLLRVFPVRTCSAGVFKNAARTGRPCLLGYIGKCSAPCVGRVSAEEHRELAEEFCDFMAGRTGTYIRRLEREMADAAEEMEYERAARLRDDIEALKKAMEKNAVVLADATDADLIAVAEDELEAAVQIFHVRGGRVRGQRGWVTDKVEAVTTGDLVEHALQQLYGEETGDSVPKEVLVPALPDPVEPVQEWLTERRGSGVSLRIPQRGDKKALMETVQRNALQALALHKTKRASDLTTRSRALEEIAKALDLDSAPLRIECYDISHLQGDDVVASMVVFEDGLQRKSEYRRFQIKGFEGQDDVRSMHEVITRRFRRYLAEKEKTGEWADGETGLTEEDGRPKRFAYPPQLVVVDGGQPQVAAAQKALDELGIDDIAVCGLAKRLEEVWLPAEDDPVVLPRTSEGLYLLQRVRDEAHRFAITYQRTKRGKRFRSSPLDDVPGLGETRKQALIKHFGSVKKLRSATIAQICEVPGIGRKTAETIALALAQATPTAPAVNTATGEIMGDEEDGAPETTEGSPEEPVTAGASDERRGQER, encoded by the coding sequence ATGGCCGATCCCTCCAGCTACCGCCCCAAGCCGGGACAGATCCCGGACTCTCCCGGGGTGTACAAATTCCGCGACGAGCACCGTCGGGTGATCTACGTCGGAAAGGCGAAGAGCCTGCGCCAGCGCCTGGCGAGCTACTTCCAGGACCTGGCGAACCTCCACCCGCGTACCCGCACCATGGTCACGACGGCCGCGTCGGTGGAGTGGACCGTCGTGTCCACGGAGGTCGAGGCGCTGCAGCTGGAGTACTCCTGGATCAAGGAGTTCGACCCCCGGTTCAACGTCAAGTATCGCGACGACAAGAGCTATCCGTACCTCGCGGTGACCATGAACGAGGAGTTCCCGCGCGTGCAGGTGATGCGCGGCCAGAAGCGCAAGGGCGTGCGCTATTTCGGTCCGTACGGGCACGCGTGGGCGATCCGCGACACCGTGGACCTGCTGCTGCGCGTCTTCCCCGTCCGCACCTGCTCCGCCGGCGTCTTCAAGAACGCCGCCCGCACCGGCCGCCCCTGCCTCCTCGGTTACATCGGCAAGTGCTCCGCGCCCTGCGTCGGGCGCGTCTCCGCCGAGGAGCACCGGGAACTGGCCGAGGAGTTCTGCGACTTCATGGCAGGCCGTACGGGGACGTACATCCGCCGTCTGGAAAGGGAGATGGCGGACGCGGCCGAGGAGATGGAGTACGAGCGGGCGGCCCGCCTACGCGACGACATCGAGGCCCTGAAGAAGGCCATGGAGAAGAACGCGGTCGTGCTCGCCGACGCGACCGACGCCGACCTGATCGCCGTCGCCGAGGACGAGCTGGAAGCGGCCGTACAGATCTTCCACGTACGCGGCGGCCGGGTGCGCGGCCAGCGCGGCTGGGTCACGGACAAGGTGGAGGCCGTCACCACCGGTGACCTGGTCGAGCACGCGCTCCAGCAGCTCTACGGGGAGGAGACCGGCGATTCCGTCCCCAAGGAAGTGCTCGTCCCGGCGCTGCCCGACCCGGTGGAGCCCGTCCAGGAGTGGCTCACCGAGCGCCGCGGATCGGGCGTCTCCCTCCGCATCCCGCAGCGCGGCGACAAGAAGGCGCTCATGGAGACGGTGCAGCGCAACGCGCTCCAGGCGCTCGCCCTGCACAAGACCAAGCGCGCCTCCGACCTCACCACCCGCTCGCGCGCGCTGGAGGAGATCGCCAAGGCCCTCGACCTGGACAGCGCGCCCCTGCGGATCGAGTGCTATGACATTTCGCACCTCCAGGGCGACGACGTCGTGGCGTCGATGGTCGTCTTCGAGGACGGACTCCAGCGCAAGAGCGAGTACCGGCGCTTCCAGATCAAGGGCTTCGAGGGCCAGGACGACGTCCGCTCCATGCACGAGGTGATCACCCGCCGCTTCCGGCGCTACCTCGCCGAGAAGGAGAAGACGGGGGAGTGGGCCGACGGCGAGACCGGGCTCACTGAGGAGGACGGCCGCCCCAAGCGCTTCGCCTACCCCCCGCAGCTCGTCGTCGTCGACGGCGGTCAGCCCCAGGTGGCGGCAGCCCAGAAGGCCCTCGACGAGCTCGGCATCGACGACATCGCCGTATGCGGCCTCGCCAAGCGCCTGGAGGAGGTGTGGCTGCCGGCCGAGGACGACCCGGTGGTCCTGCCGCGCACCAGCGAGGGGCTGTATCTGCTCCAGCGGGTCCGTGACGAGGCCCACCGCTTCGCGATCACCTACCAGCGCACCAAGCGGGGCAAGCGCTTCAGGTCGAGCCCGCTGGACGATGTGCCGGGCCTGGGCGAGACGCGCAAGCAGGCGCTGATCAAGCACTTCGGCTCGGTGAAGAAACTGCGATCCGCGACCATCGCCCAGATCTGTGAGGTTCCCGGCATAGGCCGCAAGACGGCCGAGACGATCGCCCTGGCGCTCGCCCAGGCGACCCCGACCGCACCCGCCGTGAACACGGCGACTGGAGAGATCATGGGAGACGAGGAAGACGGGGCGCCCGAAACGACAGAGGGCTCCCCGGAGGAGCCCGTGACCGCGGGCGCCTCGGACGAGCGACGGGGGCAGGAGAGATGA
- the rapZ gene encoding RNase adapter RapZ, which translates to MTENDARQEERPAQSQDAQETHKETSEDRLEHEAPQEDGAQVNSGSDTAGASDAAIPELVIISGMSGAGRSTAAKCLEDLGWFVVDNLPPALIPTMVELGARSQGNVARIAVVVDVRGRRFFDNLRESLADLESKNVTRRIVFLESSDDALVRRFESVRRPHPLQGDGRIVDGIDAERELLRELRGDADLVIDTSSLNVHELRAKMDAQFAGEEEPELRATVMSFGFKYGLPVDADLVVDMRFLPNPHWVPELRPFTGLNEEVSAYVFNQPGAKEFLDRYTELLQLIAAGYRREGKRYVTIAVGCTGGKHRSVATSEKLAARLASQGVETVVVHRDMGRE; encoded by the coding sequence ATGACCGAGAACGACGCGCGCCAAGAGGAACGCCCGGCGCAGAGCCAGGACGCACAGGAAACACACAAGGAAACAAGCGAAGATCGCCTGGAGCACGAAGCGCCCCAGGAAGACGGAGCACAGGTGAATTCGGGCAGCGACACGGCCGGGGCCTCCGACGCGGCCATCCCCGAGCTGGTGATCATCTCCGGCATGTCCGGAGCGGGCCGGTCGACGGCCGCCAAGTGTCTCGAGGACCTCGGCTGGTTCGTCGTCGACAACCTGCCGCCCGCCCTGATCCCCACCATGGTGGAGCTCGGCGCCCGCTCGCAGGGCAACGTGGCCAGGATCGCGGTCGTCGTCGACGTACGCGGCCGCCGCTTCTTCGACAACCTCCGTGAGTCCCTCGCCGACCTGGAGTCGAAGAACGTCACCCGGCGGATCGTCTTCCTGGAGTCCTCCGACGACGCATTGGTGCGCCGCTTCGAGTCCGTGCGCCGCCCGCACCCCCTCCAGGGCGACGGCCGCATCGTCGACGGCATCGACGCCGAGCGCGAGCTGCTGCGCGAGCTGCGCGGCGACGCCGACCTGGTGATCGACACGTCCAGCCTGAACGTGCACGAGCTGCGCGCCAAGATGGACGCCCAGTTCGCCGGCGAGGAGGAGCCCGAGCTGCGGGCCACCGTCATGTCCTTCGGCTTCAAGTACGGCCTGCCCGTCGACGCCGACCTGGTCGTGGACATGCGGTTCCTGCCCAACCCGCACTGGGTCCCGGAGCTGCGCCCCTTCACCGGCCTGAACGAGGAGGTCTCGGCGTACGTCTTCAATCAGCCGGGGGCCAAGGAGTTCCTCGACCGCTACACCGAACTGCTCCAGCTCATCGCGGCCGGATACCGGCGTGAGGGCAAGCGCTATGTGACCATCGCGGTCGGCTGCACCGGCGGCAAGCACCGCTCGGTCGCCACCTCCGAGAAGCTCGCCGCCCGCCTCGCCTCCCAGGGCGTGGAGACCGTGGTCGTCCACCGGGACATGGGGCGCGAGTGA
- a CDS encoding gluconeogenesis factor YvcK family protein — MTGRAALRLSRLRRVTPEGRGGRPVEARGGKPRRRGAQPKVVALGGGMGLSASLAALRRITGDLTAVVTVADDGGSSGRLRDELGVLPPGDLRKALAALCGDDDWGQTWARVIQHRFQSQGDLHEHAVGNLLIVALWEQLGDHVQALDLVGKLLGAHGRVLPMSAVPLELQALVKGHDLDRPDDVETVRGQATVALTPGEVQSVHVVPHDPPAVPEAVEAVLDADWVVLGPGSWFSSVIPHLLVPELLDALIKTKARRVLSLNLAPQPGETEGFSPQRHLEVLGRHAPKLALDVVLADEAAVPDRDSLTDAAQRFGAAVELAPVARTDGSPRHDPELLAAAYDRIFRMHGRIGPWR; from the coding sequence GTGACGGGACGTGCCGCACTGCGGCTGAGCAGGCTGCGCCGGGTCACTCCCGAGGGGCGCGGTGGCAGGCCCGTCGAAGCGCGCGGGGGGAAGCCGCGGCGCCGCGGCGCCCAGCCCAAGGTAGTCGCCCTCGGCGGCGGCATGGGGCTGTCCGCCTCGCTCGCCGCGCTGCGCCGGATCACCGGCGACCTCACCGCCGTCGTCACGGTGGCCGACGACGGCGGCTCCAGCGGGCGCCTGCGCGACGAGCTGGGCGTGCTCCCGCCCGGCGATCTGCGCAAGGCCCTGGCCGCGCTGTGCGGCGACGACGACTGGGGCCAGACCTGGGCCCGCGTCATCCAGCACCGCTTCCAGTCCCAGGGCGACCTGCACGAGCACGCGGTCGGCAATCTGCTGATCGTCGCCCTGTGGGAGCAGCTCGGCGACCATGTCCAGGCCCTGGACCTGGTCGGCAAGCTCCTGGGCGCGCACGGCCGGGTGCTGCCCATGTCGGCCGTACCCCTGGAGCTGCAGGCCCTGGTCAAGGGGCACGACCTTGACCGGCCCGACGACGTCGAGACGGTACGGGGGCAGGCGACCGTGGCGCTCACGCCCGGCGAGGTGCAGTCCGTACACGTCGTGCCGCACGACCCGCCCGCCGTCCCCGAGGCCGTAGAGGCGGTCCTCGACGCGGACTGGGTGGTGCTCGGCCCCGGCTCCTGGTTCTCCTCGGTGATCCCGCACCTGCTCGTGCCCGAGCTGCTGGACGCCCTCATAAAGACGAAGGCGCGGCGGGTACTCTCGCTGAACCTCGCCCCGCAGCCCGGAGAAACCGAAGGCTTCTCCCCGCAGCGTCATTTGGAGGTTTTGGGACGACACGCCCCTAAACTCGCCCTGGACGTGGTGCTGGCCGACGAGGCCGCCGTGCCCGACCGCGACTCACTCACCGACGCCGCCCAGCGGTTCGGCGCCGCGGTCGAGCTGGCGCCGGTGGCCCGGACCGACGGATCTCCGCGGCACGATCCGGAGCTGTTGGCCGCCGCGTACGACCGTATTTTTCGGATGCATGGAAGGATCGGCCCATGGCGATGA
- the whiA gene encoding DNA-binding protein WhiA — protein sequence MAMTAAVKDEISRLPVTRTCCRKAEVSAILRFAGGLHLVSGRIVIEAELDTAMAARRLKRDILEIFGHSSELIVMAPGGLRRGSRYVVRVVAGGDQLARQTGLVDGRGRPIRGLPPQVVSGATCDAEAAWRGAFLAHGSLTEPGRSSSLEVTCPGPEAALALVGAARRLSIAAKAREVRGVDRVVVRDGDAIGALLTRLGAHESVLAWEERRMRREVRATANRLANFDDANLRRSARAAVAAGARVQRALEILADEVPEHLAAAGRLRMEHKQASLEELGALADPPLTKDAVAGRIRRLLAMADKRAQDLGIPGTESNLTEEMADNLAG from the coding sequence ATGGCGATGACGGCAGCGGTGAAGGACGAGATCTCCCGGCTCCCCGTCACCCGGACCTGCTGCAGAAAGGCGGAGGTCTCCGCCATCCTGCGGTTCGCGGGCGGCCTTCACCTGGTGAGCGGCCGGATCGTGATCGAGGCGGAGCTGGACACCGCGATGGCGGCGCGCCGGCTGAAGCGGGACATCCTGGAGATCTTCGGCCACAGCTCCGAGCTGATCGTGATGGCGCCCGGCGGTCTGCGCCGCGGTTCCCGCTATGTCGTACGCGTTGTCGCGGGCGGCGACCAGCTGGCCCGCCAGACCGGGCTCGTCGACGGCCGCGGCCGCCCGATCCGCGGGCTGCCCCCGCAGGTGGTCTCGGGGGCCACCTGCGACGCCGAGGCGGCCTGGCGCGGAGCCTTCCTGGCGCACGGCTCGCTCACCGAGCCCGGCCGCTCGTCCTCCCTGGAAGTGACCTGCCCGGGTCCGGAAGCCGCGCTCGCGCTGGTCGGGGCCGCCCGCCGGCTGTCGATCGCCGCCAAGGCCCGCGAGGTGCGCGGCGTGGACCGCGTGGTCGTGCGGGACGGGGATGCCATCGGCGCCCTGCTCACCCGTCTCGGCGCCCATGAGTCGGTGCTGGCCTGGGAGGAGCGGCGGATGCGCCGCGAGGTCCGCGCTACGGCGAACCGGCTCGCCAACTTCGACGACGCCAACCTGCGCCGCTCGGCCCGTGCCGCCGTCGCGGCCGGGGCCCGCGTCCAGCGCGCCCTGGAGATCCTCGCCGACGAGGTGCCGGAGCACCTCGCCGCCGCCGGACGGCTGCGCATGGAGCACAAGCAGGCATCCCTGGAGGAGCTGGGCGCGCTCGCCGATCCGCCGCTGACCAAGGACGCCGTGGCCGGCCGTATCCGCCGACTGCTCGCGATGGCGGACAAGCGCGCCCAGGACCTCGGCATCCCCGGGACGGAGTCCAACCTCACCGAGGAAATGGCGGACAACCTCGCGGGGTGA
- the gap gene encoding type I glyceraldehyde-3-phosphate dehydrogenase gives MTIRVGINGFGRIGRNYFRALLEQGADIEIVAVNDLGDTATTAHLLKYDTILGRLKAEVTHTADTITVDGHTIKVLSERNPADIPWGELGVDIVVESTGIFTKKADAEKHIAGGAKKVLISAPAKDEDITIVMGVNQDKYDPAKHNVISNASCTTNCVAPMAKVLDENFGIVKGLMTTVHAYTNDQRILDFPHKDLRRARAAAENIIPTTTGAAKATALVLPQLKGKLDGIAMRVPVPTGSATDLVVTLQREVTKDEVNAAFKKASEDGDLKGYLTYTEDLIVSSDIVGDPASCTFDSSLTMVQEGNSVKILGWYDNEWGYSNRLVDLTVFVGDQL, from the coding sequence GTGACGATCCGCGTAGGCATCAACGGCTTTGGCCGCATCGGTCGTAACTACTTCCGCGCGCTGCTGGAGCAGGGTGCAGACATTGAGATCGTGGCTGTCAACGACCTGGGTGACACCGCGACCACCGCTCACCTGCTGAAGTACGACACCATTCTGGGCCGCCTCAAGGCCGAGGTGACGCACACCGCCGACACGATCACCGTCGACGGCCACACCATCAAGGTCCTGTCCGAGCGCAACCCCGCCGACATCCCGTGGGGCGAGCTGGGCGTCGACATCGTCGTCGAGTCGACCGGCATCTTCACCAAGAAGGCCGACGCCGAGAAGCACATCGCCGGCGGCGCCAAGAAGGTCCTCATCTCGGCTCCGGCCAAGGACGAGGACATCACCATCGTGATGGGCGTCAACCAGGACAAGTACGACCCGGCGAAGCACAACGTCATCTCCAACGCCTCCTGCACCACCAACTGTGTGGCGCCGATGGCCAAGGTGCTCGACGAGAACTTCGGCATCGTCAAGGGCCTCATGACGACGGTCCACGCGTACACCAACGACCAGCGCATCCTGGACTTCCCGCACAAGGACCTGCGCCGCGCCCGCGCCGCCGCGGAGAACATCATCCCGACCACGACCGGTGCCGCCAAGGCCACCGCCCTGGTCCTCCCGCAGCTCAAGGGCAAGCTGGACGGCATCGCCATGCGCGTCCCGGTCCCGACCGGTTCCGCCACCGACCTGGTCGTGACCCTGCAGCGCGAGGTCACCAAGGACGAGGTCAACGCCGCGTTCAAGAAGGCCTCCGAGGACGGCGACCTCAAGGGCTACCTGACCTACACCGAGGACCTGATCGTCTCCTCGGACATCGTCGGCGACCCGGCCTCCTGCACCTTCGACTCCTCCCTGACCATGGTCCAGGAGGGCAACTCGGTGAAGATCCTCGGCTGGTACGACAACGAGTGGGGCTACTCCAACCGCCTCGTCGACCTCACGGTCTTCGTCGGCGACCAGCTCTAA
- a CDS encoding phosphoglycerate kinase: protein MKTIDELLAEGVDGKRVFVRADLNVPLADGRITDDGRIRAVLPTIKALADAGAKVVVASHLGRPKGAPDPAFSLLPAAERLGELLGAPVAFAQDTVGPAAHDAVNGLEPGQVAVIENLRFNPGETSKDDTERGEFADQLAALADVYVGDGFGAVHRKHASVYDLPARLPHYAGYLIATEVGVLKKLTEDVKRPYVVVLGGAKVSDKLAVIDQLLDKADRLLIGGGMAYTFLKAKGYEVGISLLQEDQIPAVKEYIERAEKSGVELLLPVDVLVSPEFPDLKTKAPANPTVVAADAIPADEEGLDIGPETGKLYASKLADAATVFWNGPMGVFEHPDYAEGTKAVAQALVGSPAFTVVGGGDSAAAVRSLGFDEKAFGHISTGGGASLEYLEGKTLPGLAALED from the coding sequence ATGAAGACGATCGACGAACTGCTCGCCGAAGGCGTGGACGGCAAGCGGGTCTTTGTCCGCGCTGACCTGAACGTGCCGCTGGCCGACGGCCGCATCACCGACGACGGCCGCATCCGCGCCGTCCTGCCCACGATCAAGGCCCTCGCGGACGCGGGCGCCAAGGTGGTCGTCGCCTCGCACCTGGGCCGCCCCAAGGGCGCCCCGGACCCGGCCTTCTCCCTGCTGCCCGCCGCCGAGCGCCTCGGTGAACTCCTCGGCGCGCCCGTCGCGTTCGCGCAGGACACCGTCGGCCCCGCCGCGCACGACGCGGTCAACGGCCTTGAGCCGGGCCAGGTCGCGGTCATCGAGAACCTGCGCTTCAACCCGGGCGAGACGTCCAAGGACGACACCGAGCGCGGCGAGTTCGCCGACCAGCTCGCGGCCCTGGCCGATGTCTACGTGGGCGACGGTTTCGGCGCCGTGCACCGCAAGCACGCCTCCGTGTACGACCTCCCGGCGCGCCTGCCGCACTACGCCGGCTACCTCATCGCCACCGAGGTCGGCGTCCTGAAGAAGCTCACCGAGGACGTCAAGCGCCCCTACGTGGTCGTGCTCGGCGGCGCCAAGGTCTCCGACAAGCTCGCCGTCATCGACCAGCTGCTCGACAAGGCCGACCGTCTGCTCATCGGCGGCGGCATGGCGTACACCTTCCTCAAGGCCAAGGGGTACGAGGTCGGCATCTCCCTCCTCCAGGAGGACCAGATCCCGGCCGTCAAGGAGTACATCGAGCGCGCCGAGAAGAGCGGCGTCGAGCTGCTCCTTCCCGTCGACGTGCTGGTTTCCCCCGAGTTCCCGGACCTGAAGACGAAGGCCCCGGCCAACCCGACCGTCGTCGCCGCGGACGCCATCCCGGCCGACGAGGAGGGTCTCGACATCGGTCCGGAGACCGGCAAGCTGTACGCATCGAAGCTCGCCGACGCGGCCACCGTCTTCTGGAACGGCCCCATGGGCGTCTTCGAGCACCCCGACTACGCCGAGGGCACCAAGGCGGTCGCCCAGGCCCTTGTCGGCTCCCCGGCCTTCACGGTCGTCGGCGGTGGCGACTCCGCCGCGGCCGTCCGCAGCCTGGGCTTCGACGAGAAGGCATTCGGCCATATCTCGACCGGCGGAGGCGCCTCCCTCGAGTACCTCGAGGGCAAGACGCTCCCCGGCCTCGCCGCACTGGAGGACTGA
- the tpiA gene encoding triose-phosphate isomerase: MSTRTPLMAGNWKMNLNHLEAIAHVQKLAFALADKDYEACEVAVLPPFTDLRSVQTLVDGDKLKIKYGAQDLSAHDSGAYTGEISGPMLAKLKCTYVTVGHSERRQYHGETDEIVNSKVKAAFKHGLTPILCVGEELEVRDAGNHVAHTLAQVEGGLKDVPAEQAESIVIAYEPVWAIGTGKVCGADDAHEVCAAIRGKLAELYSQELADQVRIQYGGSVKAGNVAEIMAKPDIDGALVGGASLDADEFVKIVRFRDQ, from the coding sequence ATGAGCACGCGCACGCCGCTGATGGCGGGCAACTGGAAGATGAACCTCAACCACCTCGAGGCCATCGCGCACGTCCAGAAGCTCGCCTTCGCCCTGGCCGACAAGGACTACGAGGCCTGCGAGGTCGCCGTCCTGCCGCCCTTCACCGACCTGCGCTCCGTGCAGACCTTGGTCGACGGGGACAAGCTCAAGATCAAGTACGGCGCCCAGGACCTCTCGGCGCACGACTCGGGCGCCTACACGGGCGAGATCTCCGGCCCGATGCTGGCCAAGCTGAAGTGCACGTACGTGACCGTCGGCCACTCCGAGCGCCGTCAGTACCACGGCGAGACCGACGAGATCGTCAACAGTAAGGTGAAGGCCGCCTTCAAGCACGGCCTGACCCCGATCCTGTGCGTCGGCGAGGAGCTGGAGGTCCGCGATGCGGGCAACCACGTCGCGCACACGCTCGCGCAGGTCGAGGGCGGTCTCAAGGACGTCCCGGCCGAGCAGGCCGAGTCGATCGTGATCGCGTACGAGCCCGTCTGGGCCATCGGCACCGGCAAGGTCTGCGGCGCCGACGACGCCCACGAGGTCTGCGCGGCGATCCGCGGCAAGCTCGCCGAGCTGTACTCGCAGGAGCTGGCCGACCAGGTCCGCATCCAGTACGGCGGCTCCGTGAAGGCCGGGAACGTCGCCGAGATCATGGCGAAGCCCGACATCGACGGCGCCCTGGTCGGCGGTGCCTCGCTGGACGCCGACGAGTTCGTCAAGATCGTCCGGTTCCGCGACCAGTGA
- the secG gene encoding preprotein translocase subunit SecG, translated as MGFSIALIVFSLLLMLLVLMHKGKGGGLSDMFGGGMQSSVGGSSVAERNLDRITVVVGVLWFACIVVLGIMMKVSN; from the coding sequence ATGGGGTTCTCGATCGCCCTGATCGTCTTCAGCCTGCTGCTGATGCTGCTGGTGCTGATGCACAAGGGGAAGGGCGGCGGCCTGTCCGACATGTTCGGTGGCGGCATGCAGTCGTCCGTCGGCGGCTCCTCGGTCGCCGAGCGCAACCTCGACCGCATCACTGTGGTGGTCGGTGTGCTGTGGTTCGCGTGCATTGTCGTGCTCGGCATCATGATGAAGGTCAGCAACTGA
- a CDS encoding RNA polymerase-binding protein RbpA: MASGNAIRGSRVGAGPMGEAERGESAPRLRISFWCSNGHETQPSFASDAQVPETWDCPRCGFPAGQDRDNPPDPPRTEPYKTHLAYVRERRSDADGEAILAEALAKLRGEI, encoded by the coding sequence GTGGCAAGTGGCAACGCGATCCGAGGAAGCCGGGTCGGGGCGGGGCCGATGGGTGAGGCCGAGCGCGGCGAGTCCGCACCCCGGCTGCGCATCTCCTTCTGGTGCTCCAACGGGCACGAGACGCAGCCCAGCTTCGCCAGCGATGCGCAGGTTCCCGAGACCTGGGACTGCCCGCGCTGCGGCTTTCCCGCCGGACAGGACCGGGACAACCCGCCGGACCCGCCGCGCACCGAGCCGTACAAGACGCACCTCGCGTACGTACGGGAGCGGCGCAGCGACGCGGACGGCGAGGCGATCCTCGCCGAGGCGCTCGCCAAACTGCGGGGCGAGATCTAG
- a CDS encoding MFS transporter translates to MVSRFGDALRTAALPLIAVRLTDDPLVVASVTACGYLPWLLFGLLGGAIADRVDQRRAMWAVDTVRGALVALFALAVGLGHASIVLLIALAFTLTTLQTLFDNASTALLPSLVDRGSLGSANARLMTGQQLAGGLLAAPLVPLLLTVGAATPFTADAASYLLAAALVASVRVRAPEREPRPAGSTLRTEIAEGLRALWRDRVLRATCTATLLCNIGMGALIATLVLHATRWLHTGNAGYAAAMTAYAAGSLCGGFVAQRVAGRVGRARSLLLAGAVQTASLVLMGIVRHLGALLVGMALLGVMNMVWNVNQVTLMQQRSPESIVGRISSAFRTASTSGAPLGALLGGAVAGAYGLNGPALFAAGLFAFAVISLIPAVKPDVSVVDPHDGATTGHVKT, encoded by the coding sequence GTGGTGTCGCGGTTCGGGGACGCGCTGCGCACCGCCGCGCTGCCGCTGATCGCGGTGCGGCTCACCGACGACCCGCTCGTCGTCGCCTCTGTGACGGCCTGCGGCTATCTCCCGTGGCTGCTGTTCGGACTGCTGGGCGGAGCGATCGCCGACCGCGTGGACCAGCGGCGGGCCATGTGGGCCGTGGACACCGTACGCGGCGCACTGGTCGCCCTGTTCGCCCTGGCCGTGGGGCTCGGGCATGCCTCGATCGTCCTGCTGATCGCCCTTGCCTTCACCCTGACCACCCTCCAGACGCTCTTCGACAACGCCTCCACGGCGCTGCTCCCGTCCCTCGTGGACCGTGGAAGCCTGGGCAGCGCCAATGCCCGGCTGATGACCGGCCAGCAGCTCGCCGGAGGTCTGCTGGCGGCTCCCCTCGTGCCGCTGCTGCTGACCGTCGGAGCCGCCACGCCCTTCACGGCGGACGCGGCCAGCTATCTGCTCGCCGCCGCGCTCGTGGCGTCCGTGCGGGTACGGGCGCCCGAGCGGGAGCCCCGCCCGGCCGGCAGCACGCTGCGCACCGAGATAGCCGAGGGACTGCGCGCCCTGTGGCGCGACCGGGTGCTGCGGGCGACGTGCACGGCCACCCTGCTGTGCAACATCGGCATGGGCGCGCTCATCGCCACCCTCGTGCTGCATGCGACCCGCTGGCTGCACACGGGGAACGCGGGATACGCGGCGGCGATGACGGCGTACGCGGCGGGCAGCCTCTGCGGCGGCTTCGTCGCCCAGCGCGTCGCCGGCCGGGTCGGTCGCGCCCGCAGCCTGCTCCTGGCGGGGGCCGTCCAGACGGCGTCCCTGGTGCTCATGGGCATCGTCCGCCACCTGGGCGCTCTTCTCGTGGGCATGGCACTGCTCGGCGTGATGAACATGGTGTGGAACGTCAACCAGGTCACGCTGATGCAGCAGCGCAGCCCGGAATCCATAGTGGGGCGCATCAGCTCCGCTTTCCGCACGGCCTCGACCTCCGGAGCCCCGCTCGGCGCTCTGCTGGGCGGCGCGGTGGCAGGGGCGTACGGGCTGAACGGGCCCGCACTGTTCGCGGCCGGCCTGTTCGCGTTCGCCGTCATCTCGCTGATACCCGCGGTCAAGCCGGACGTATCTGTTGTTGACCCGCACGACGGTGCCACGACAGGTCACGTCAAGACCTGA